A region from the Alnus glutinosa chromosome 5, dhAlnGlut1.1, whole genome shotgun sequence genome encodes:
- the LOC133867895 gene encoding protein DELAY OF GERMINATION 1, which translates to MASGDHERSQCCFLKWMNLQKQELTDLHQALNLHATATTTTNNENNLTQLAEKCIKHFQDYAVKRRQLAHVDVSAFFAPSWCTNWENSLLWVAGCRPSQYIRLVYALHGLEIEAQLIQFLEGIGHKSHGNLGELSSKQIQQINSLQAKTIRAEEKLTAKMASLQEDLADQPILVIVNELSQVGEMNGKVDRALDKHEQEMVGVLEEADRLRLSTLKELIGILTPTQAVEFLAAGKKLHLCVHEWGKSRDSKHGRKV; encoded by the exons ATGGCAAGTGGTGACCATGAGCGCTCCCAATGCTGCTTCCTGAAATGGATGAATCTCCAAAAGCAGGAGCTCACAGACCTCCACCAAGCCCTAAACCTACACgccaccgccaccaccaccaccaacaacGAAAACAATTTAACCCAACTCGCAGAAAAATGCATCAAACACTTCCAAGACTACGCCGTCAAGCGAAGACAACTTGCCCACGTTGACGTTTCTGCTTTCTTTGCACCTTCCTGGTGCACCAACTGGGAAAACTCGCTGCTTTGGGTCGCCGGCTGTAGACCTTCCCAATATATCCGGCTTGTTTATGCCCTACACGGGTTGGAGATTGAGGCTCAGCTCATCCAGTTCCTCGAGGGCATAGGTCATAAATCACa CGGAAACCTCGGCGAACTCTCTTCCAAACAAATACAGCAAATCAACAGCTTACAAGCGAAGACGATAAGAGCTGAGGAGAAGCTGACAGCCAAGATGGCGAGCTTGCAGGAGGACCTGGCGGACCAGCCGATTCTGGTGATTGTGAACGAGTTGAGCCAGGTGGGTGAGATGAACGGGAAAGTGGACAGAGCTCTTGATAAGCACGAGCAAGAGATGGTGGGTGTTTTGGAGGAGGCGGATAGGCTGAGGTTGAGCACGCTGAAGGAGCTGATAGGGATATTAACGCCAACGCAGGCTGTGGAGTTTCTGGCGGCGGGTAAGAAGCTGCACCTGTGCGTGCATGAGTGGGGTAAAAGTAGGGATTCGAAGCATGGTAGGAAAGTATAA